TGCCGCTCGTAAATCGATGGCAGCGTGGCATGCACCAGGGCTATGCGTTCGTTGTTGCATTGCTGCCTGGCAAACGAAGCCAGCGATTGACCGGGGCCGATTTCCAGCAGCGCGTGTTCTGTTTCCTCGAGTAAGTGTGCGATGCCCTCTGCAAACTGGACGGTGCCACACATATGCTCGGCCCAGTATAAGGGACTGGTTGCCTGCTCGTCCGTGATCCATGTCCCTGTCACATTGGAGATATACGGAATCTGAGGCGCGTGCAGTCGTATGCTGCGCGCGATCTCTGTCAGGGGCTGCTTGAGCGATTGCAGCATTGTGGAATGAAAGGCGTGCGTCGTCTCCACGTGGCGGAAAGCGATTTCCTGTTCCTCCAGGCGCTCTGTTAACATCTCGATAGCTTCTAGCGGCCCGGCAAGCACGCAGGTATTGGGGGCGTTGATGGCGGCCAGGCAGATCTGCTCATCCAGGAAGAGTTGCACCGTCTCCTTTGACATCGCAACCGCCAGCATCGCCCCAGCCGGCATTTCCTGGATAAGCTGTGCCCGCCGCGCTACTAGCAGCAGCGCATCCTCAAGCGAAAGGACGCCTGAGAGGCACGCCGCCACGTACTCACCCAGGCTATAACCGATCATCGCCCTGGGTTGGATGCCCCATTGCATCAATAGCTGGGCCAGCGCGTACTCGATCACGAATATGGCAGGTTGCGCCAGGGCCGTTGACTTGAGCCGTTCGGAAGCATCAACAGCATTTTCGGCCCGCTGCTTCCGGCTATAGGAGGTGTAGGGGCTAGATTGTTCGCGACCTGGGCGAGGCCAACTTTCAATCCTCTCGCGTCCCGGGTGGGGCTTACCCGTCATTGCTTGCGAGGATGCCGATCCAGTATGCCGCCCGTTGCGCCCCAGCAGCGACCGCAAATCAGGTGCGTGTTGTCTTTGCGCTAGTGAGCCATTTGATCGCTCTGCTTCCCATCCTGCCGGGTAGATCACCTCTCGCAAATCAATACCCATCAAGGGCTTAAGAATATCCGAGCAGCGATCCACCGCTTCACGAAAGGTTTTTTCGTTTAAATAGAGTTCGTGTGCCATGCCTGCGTATTGCTCGCCTAACCCCGCGAACATGAACATGACGCCGCGATCTTTGAATGCCTGATAGGTTGATTGAGTGCTTTGCAGGGCTTTTATCGCCCCGGCGGAATCCTGGCATACGGCTATCTGCCGGTAATTAAAGGCGCTGCGACCCACCTGTAGCGTGTAGGCGATATCCGCCAGATTCGCCTCCGGGTGCTGCTCTAAGTAGTGCTGGAGATTGCCAGCGGCCGTTTTGAGTGCCGGCGCCGTTTTTGCGGAGAGCAGCAGCAGTTGCCATGGTCGCGACTGGCTGACCGGCGCGAGGGCCGGAGCCTCTTCCAGCACCACGTGCGCGTTGGTGCCACCAAGTCCAAAGGAACTGACTCCGGCACGCCTGGGAGCGCCATGAGCAGGCCATTGCGCGAGCTGCGTATTGACATAAAACGGGCTGTTTGCCAGGTCGATATCGGGACTGGTGCGCTCGAAGTTCAGGCTGGGTGGGAGCTGCTTATGGTGCAGGGCCAGGCTGGTTTTGATCAGTCCGGTAACGCCGGAAGCGCGGTCGAGGTGTCCAACGTTGGGTTTGACGGAGCCGATGGCGCAGAAGCCTTTTTTCTGCGTGTTCAGCGCGAAGGCTTTCTGCATGGCCGCCAGTTCCACGGCATCGCCCAGCATGGTTGCCGTCCCGTGTGCCTCGATGTAGCTGATGGTTTCTGCCGGTACGCCTGCATTGCCGATTGCTTCCGCGATAACCTCGGTCTGCCCGTCAAGTCCCGGCGCCGTATAACTGACGCGCACGCTGCCATCATTATTGACCGCCGAACCGCGAATCACGGCATAGATGTAGTCGCCATCCTCTATCGCCTCATCCAGGCGTTTGAGTACGACGACACCGGCTCCGTTACCCATCACGCTGCCCTGCGCCTTCGCATCGAATGTGCGACACTCGCCGTCGGGTGAAACGATGCCGCCTTCCTTATAGATATAGCCGCTGACATGCGGCACCTGGATGGCAACACCCCCGGCCAGCGCCATATCGCATTCATAATTCAGCAGGCTCTGGCAGGCTAGATGCACGGCCACCAGCGAGGTAGAACAGAACGTTTGCACGCTGATGCTGGGGCCTTTGAGATTGAATTTGTAGGAAACCGTCGAGGCCAGCGCGTCCCTATCGTTGCCAATCGCTACCTGCAAGGGGTCGATGATATCCAATAATTCGGGGTTGCCGTACAGGTTGTTCAACATGTAGGTGCTGAAACCGGAGCCGGCGAATACCCCCACCAATCCACGATAGCGTTCAGGGTCGTATCCGGCGCGTTCCAGGGCTTCCCAGGCGCATTCAAGGAAGAAACGCTGCTGGGGGTCGGTGATCTGTGCCTCGCGCGGCGCGTAGCCGAAAAAGGCTGCGTCGAACAGGTCAATGTCTTCCAGCACTGCCCCCGCTTTGACATAGTTCGGCAGCTTGAGCAGTTCGGGGTCTACACCGGCTGCCAGCAGCTCGTCATCAGAGAAGGAGCGAATGGACTTCACGCCGGAAGCCACATTGTGCCAGAATTGCTCGATATCACGCGCTCCAGGAAAACGGCCCGACATGCCGATGATGGCGATACCCGCGAATGCTGGCGTGTTGTTTGTCGTATCCATTTCATGTATGCTCATCTACTCCCCCTTTACCTTGCTCTTCTTGCGCCGGTCATCATACGCTGCTTGAGGTTTTCCCGGCGGCGTTCCCCGCGCTCGTAACGCTCTTCAACGACCTCGCCTGTTTTGTTCTGCTCCACGTATTGCGCCATCGCGCCGACGGTGGGCGCCTCGTAGAGGACATAGGACGGCAGCGATTCGATCTGCAGCGCTTTTCTGAGGCGTCCGATCAAGTCGATACCCACCAGCGAGTTGCCACCCAGTTCGAAGAAATTATCATCAATGCCGATCTCGGCGACTCCCAGCAGTTCCATCCAGACGCTGGCGATGCGCCGTTCGAGATCGTTCCTTGGCGCCGCGTACTCGCTTGCCAGGGCCGGTCGTGGATGGAGTTCTCGGGTTTCCTGGCTCCTGCGCGTGTTCTGCAACATCGTTGCCGCCGTATACGAACGACTCAGTTCGACCAGCGCGCGGAAGTCCTGCGTTGAGACGATCACCTGCGGGAAGCGCCGCGATAGCACACGTCGTAATGCCTCGGTTCCGCGCTCGAAATCGATGCCGAAGCGCCTGCGATTCTCACGGAAGAACGCCTGTGCTTCAGGATCATAGCCACTCAGGCCGGCTTCCCAGGCATTCCATTGCCACTCGCCCCAGTTGATGGCAACCGTCATACCATGCCACGCGAAATGACGATGCGCGTAGGTATCGAGGAAGGCATTGGCGGCGCAGTAATCCACCTGTCCAGGCCCACCGCCTGTGATTGAGGTAATCGAAGAGAACAGCACCAGGAAATCAAGCGAGAGTCCTTGCAGCACGTGCTCCAATACTCTTGTACCCTGTATTTTGGGAGCCAACACCTGTGCTGCCTGTGCTGCCGTCTTGAGCTGCATCAGGCCCACGCCTGGTACTCCGGCGGCATGCAGGACGCCATGAATGGCACCGAAGCAGCTGATTGCCTGCCGGATCACGGCCTGCATCTGCGCCTCGTCTGTGACATCAGCCTGCATGACCAGCACCTCGGCCCCGAGTGCTTCAAGTTCCTGCACCTTGCGTATCTGTCGCCCAACTCCCTCTGTGTCTCCCCGTGTTTCAAGGATGCTGGCCCATTCGCTGCGCGGCGGCAGCCCTTTGCGCGCCGTTAAAATCAGCCTTGCCCGCACGGTACGCGCCAGGTATTCGGCCATTGCAAGCCCGATGCCGC
The nucleotide sequence above comes from Ktedonobacteraceae bacterium. Encoded proteins:
- a CDS encoding SDR family NAD(P)-dependent oxidoreductase, with product MSIHEMDTTNNTPAFAGIAIIGMSGRFPGARDIEQFWHNVASGVKSIRSFSDDELLAAGVDPELLKLPNYVKAGAVLEDIDLFDAAFFGYAPREAQITDPQQRFFLECAWEALERAGYDPERYRGLVGVFAGSGFSTYMLNNLYGNPELLDIIDPLQVAIGNDRDALASTVSYKFNLKGPSISVQTFCSTSLVAVHLACQSLLNYECDMALAGGVAIQVPHVSGYIYKEGGIVSPDGECRTFDAKAQGSVMGNGAGVVVLKRLDEAIEDGDYIYAVIRGSAVNNDGSVRVSYTAPGLDGQTEVIAEAIGNAGVPAETISYIEAHGTATMLGDAVELAAMQKAFALNTQKKGFCAIGSVKPNVGHLDRASGVTGLIKTSLALHHKQLPPSLNFERTSPDIDLANSPFYVNTQLAQWPAHGAPRRAGVSSFGLGGTNAHVVLEEAPALAPVSQSRPWQLLLLSAKTAPALKTAAGNLQHYLEQHPEANLADIAYTLQVGRSAFNYRQIAVCQDSAGAIKALQSTQSTYQAFKDRGVMFMFAGLGEQYAGMAHELYLNEKTFREAVDRCSDILKPLMGIDLREVIYPAGWEAERSNGSLAQRQHAPDLRSLLGRNGRHTGSASSQAMTGKPHPGRERIESWPRPGREQSSPYTSYSRKQRAENAVDASERLKSTALAQPAIFVIEYALAQLLMQWGIQPRAMIGYSLGEYVAACLSGVLSLEDALLLVARRAQLIQEMPAGAMLAVAMSKETVQLFLDEQICLAAINAPNTCVLAGPLEAIEMLTERLEEQEIAFRHVETTHAFHSTMLQSLKQPLTEIARSIRLHAPQIPYISNVTGTWITDEQATSPLYWAEHMCGTVQFAEGIAHLLEETEHALLEIGPGQSLASFARQQCNNERIALVHATLPSIYERQSDQAYLLHTLGKLWMAGVNIDWTGYYAGERRQRLSLPTYPFERQRYWIEPTPRRAFDVILSEAKNPARSSPIDRPSEPAKGKKPDIADWFYKPYWKQAPLSGTHTGEIRDPWLIFLDNTRLAEEIAWRLEQDGHTVVRVQAGMQFRQLGSALFSIRPQHKADYITLCKTLQASGRMPKTVLHCWSITRENQALDTPPAYARSEQFQARQEEGFYSLIYLAQALSAQVYDESMQIIVLSNHMQSVTGQEALQPEKATILGACKVIPQENLNMLCRSIDLAVTDYQHLLDSQLVDQLMAECAAPATDLIVAYRDGERWVQAFEPVRLEAAEAAFCRDRDRPLSLRVGGAYLITGGLGGIGLVLAEYLAKQVQARLVLVGRSDFPARDTWDAWLAGHAAEDITSRKIRHLQALEAMGAEILVRQADVADSAQMRAVIDATITRFGMLHGVIHAAGISAESAFKTVSEISSTECEMHFRPKVHGLFALEEALDGLELDFCLLFSSLSAVLGGLGFVAYTAANIFMDAFVHRHNRLSTTPWISMNWDTWQVKEDAHGMLGATVALYAMTPEEGVEAFTRVIASGMSHLVNSTGDLQERIRQWIRMEGQHDANQAGSAGRPSGAARPHLSTEYVPPNDEFEQQILEVWQQVLGIEQVGIQDNFFELGGHSLMGTQLISRLRSAFQVDLPLAMLFESPTVAELALAIKLKLIEEIEQLDENEVQSLV